The genome window GGAGCACCCATGTCCAAAACGGTTCTGGTCACCGGCGGTACCCGTGGTATCGGCCACGCCATCAGCGCAGCCATGGCGAAAGCCGGCTACAAGGTAGCGGCAAACTTTGCTGGCAACGAGGAAGCCGCCAAAGCGACCGCCGACGAACTCGGCATCCATGTCTACAAGTTCGACGTCGCCGATTATGACGCTGTCGGCGCCGGTATCGCCGCAATCGAAGCTGATCTGGGCCCCATCGACATCGTCGTCAACAATGCCGGTGTGACGCGGGATGCGCCGTTCCACAAAATGACAAAAGACCAATGGCAGCAGGTGATCGACATCGATCTGACCTCCGCTTTCAATGTCACCCGCCAGGTGTGGGACGGCATGCGCGAGCGCAATTGGGGCCGCGTCATCAACATCTCCTCCATCAATGGCCAGAAGGGCCAGTTCGGCCAGGCGAACTATTCCGCCGCCAAGGCCGGCCTGATCGGCTTCACCAAGGCGCTGGCCCAGGAAGGCGCCAAGAAGGGCATCACCGTGAATACGGTCTGCCCGGGCTATATCGACACTGAAATGGTGCGCGCGGTGCCTGAGAAGGTCCTGGAAGGCATTATCGCGACGATCCCGGTCGGCCGCCTCGGCAAACCGGAAGAAATCGCCTCCATGTGCGCCTATCTCGCCAGCGACGATGGCGCGTTCATCACCGGCGCAACGATGACGGTGAACGGCGCGCAGTACATCGCCGGCTGATCCCGTCCCAATCCGGAACAAAGAAACGCCCTCCCCTGCCGGGAGGGCGTTTTTTCATGTCAGCCCATGCTCATGGCATGATCATACCGGACTATCCCGTGCCCCGGCATGACCTCTCATGACCATGCCGGACCATAACGGACTATACCGGATCAGACCGTCAGGACGATCTTGCCGAAATGTTTCTGGCTCGCCTGATGCGCGAATGCGTCGGCGATCTTGTCCAGCGGGAAGGTCGAGTCGATCACCGGCTTGATACCGCTCGCCTCGATGGCGTCGATCATGTCTTCCTGCATCCGGCGCGACCCGACCGTGATGCCCGACACGGTGATATTGCGCGAGAAGAGCGCCGCCGTCGGCACTTCGCCCGATACGCCGG of uncultured Hyphomonas sp. contains these proteins:
- the phbB gene encoding acetoacetyl-CoA reductase; this translates as MSKTVLVTGGTRGIGHAISAAMAKAGYKVAANFAGNEEAAKATADELGIHVYKFDVADYDAVGAGIAAIEADLGPIDIVVNNAGVTRDAPFHKMTKDQWQQVIDIDLTSAFNVTRQVWDGMRERNWGRVINISSINGQKGQFGQANYSAAKAGLIGFTKALAQEGAKKGITVNTVCPGYIDTEMVRAVPEKVLEGIIATIPVGRLGKPEEIASMCAYLASDDGAFITGATMTVNGAQYIAG